The genomic DNA GGTTATCAGCGATTTTGGATGCTAGTTCTGGGAATCGTTCGACTGACGAATACTCTAGGACTGACTCATCGTACCATAGAGGATGTGCTTCTGTCGAATAAACATAGTTGGAAAACTCCTTGTTCAGGATGTTCTCTTCGTCAAACAGCACATATAAATACTTGACAGTCTCGGATAGGAAGAAACTCTCCATGCGGTCAGACAGTTCTCCTGTTCGTACATCCTGCGTTCCAGCGACTCCACATGCTACTTTATTGATTCGTTGTAAATCTCGCAATGTCGATGCTCCTACTTGCAAATAGAATGGATCTTTGGTTGCCTGGTACAGGTAATAATTGGACTCGATAAATTCTGGTCGTAGTGGATACCATTCCAACACAACAGAGTCTATAGCGTCGTGTATTCCAGTACTCCATCGCTCAGGAATCCCTCCATACGTATTCCAAAGCTTATAATATACAAGATGATTTTTAATGGCGCTGGTCAGATCTCCTGCCAGTACTTGAAGACCAGGGAAAAACGCTCCTAATGCATCGATCCACGAGGTGATGTAGATTCCTGTGGAAAAATTGACATTGTGGAACATCCACCCGTCAAAGCTGTATTTCTTCAGTGCTTCATACGCTGTTTCAAATACTTCGAAAAACGACTTGTCTCCAAATAAAACATAATATTTTAGAGCGTACTCATAAAACGAGTCGACTCCAGCACCCACTCCCGTAATAACGCTCTGCCAATTGCCGGAAACTGCATCAATAGTGATCCCGACGAGATTAGTGGACGCCCTTCGAGCCCACAGCTGGAAAAACGCTCTTCTAGCAGCTTTTTCAAACCGAGGGTCGCCTGTTAGTCGCGATAACAGCGAGAATTCAAGAAGCATGCTTCCAGCACCTGAAGTACAGGTTTCTGTAATGAGTTTGCTCTGTCCGGGTAGAGGTACGACCCCTTCTTGCAAATGGACTCTTGGGTGAGGAATACCCGATACAGTATCAAAAGCAGGTAATAATCGTTCACCCAGATCATACGCCAGTCCCAGAAGATGGCCATTGTACTCGGATTCATTAATGCGATGTCCTAATCTCGGGATCGTGGCATATAAATGAGCAGACAGCAGTCCACCCATACCTCTAATAGTCGTCTCGAACACCTGAACTGTCGACGACACATTAAAACTGACGTATTTTTCCACATCTGCCACGTACTGTACAAACAGATCATCGTCTCCCATGATTGCAAACATATCCAGACTGTCAACCAAGGTCACTGAATATCCACCTAACACATCGTTCAACCCCATGTTCATAGGGTCGTCCAGATCAGCGCTCTGACCCGAACATGACAGCGGCATCAGCTCGTCTTCTGGGAACGCAATGTCCATATAATTCGTCCATCCATGATAAAACAGATCTCGCACCTCACTTTTCAAACTATCTAAACTTTCTCTCGAGAACTCGTTCGAGAAACTCGGATTCACTGCCCGGGCTTCACCTGCCTCTACCCCTCCTAACGCACCTATCCCACCCACCACACTCACAGCAGCCACCACAGCACTGCTCCTCAGTCCAAACAACCCAGTTCTCATACCATTCGACTCTTAATTCTCCACCTCTATTCAGTCCCCTGACTTGTCCCTTTCCAGCTGACAAACTCCCCAGATCAATTTCCATGCGCCGCATGCACCACGTGCGGCGCAATCTCCAGGGTCCAGTTGGGGGGTtgggtcggcctccggcggctggggctccgccccagaccccgtggctcctgcttcgcaggagattgctaggaccgtggGGGCTGTAATCGAGCGGGTGTGTggttgggggtggtggtagaCCGAAAAATGCGGTTCGGTTGGAAATAACTGGTGGGATTGGCCAAAATCGGTGTCAATTGCGCTCGTACGGACCACAATTCACTACTACCAGGCCAAAATTCCAAGAGAAAATAGCCCACTGGCACCCCCcagtaacgactcgagcgcagcgagaggagccacggggtctggggcggagccccagccgccggaggcaccagcCCCGTCACCCCAGCGTCATCCTGTGTCAGAATATGGTCATGTCGCTTGCTGAAGGCGATTTGGGTCTGGTAAGGGATCGGCGGATTGTTACTAGATTGGggtataaataaatagtctGTTTGTTACATATGCACCAGTGTTATTGCATGGTACATGAGTTATCGCTCGATAAGCAGCGGTATAAAAGGCAGCAGGAGTCAGCTAGCAACTTTAGATTTGTAACCATATTTTGTGTCGTGTTTTTTGCATCAGAAATTATAATGTCAGCGATTATTGATCACCCATCTGTCGATGTCCAacctcttcaccagcagcagctggccGATGATTCTAAGGATCTCAAGACTATAGTTCACCAGAAAAAACTCCTGTCGTAAGTGACTCTCACCAGTCAGTCAGAAAATCCCAGTTAGATGAGGTggctatttttattttttatatgcTAACACAATACCAGTAAGACGATGTTCAGCTCGCCCACTGATAACGTCTTCTCGCCATGCTCGAAGAAGCTGCAACTGCAGAAACAGAAGTATCTCAACCGGTAAGTACACGCACACCCTGCAGTCTCGCAACCTTGCAACCTCACAAGCTCGCCGGTACTCTATTCACTATCAATGTCATAGTCCAGTACAACCACCCACCACAGTCTGTACGCTCAGTCTTCATAACAAGAAATATGTTACTAACAAACTACAGACTAAAGCCGTCAAAAATGTCCTCCTTCACCTCCTCCAGCGAAGTCTCACCCGAGAACTGATTAGATCCAGCTCTTCAGCTGTGAGGGTCATTTGGCTGACTATCGGGTCACATCTCGagaatatttattatcgtCTGATTATTATCTACGGCATCTCTGTCGTTATACCACCGGACTCCCCGTCCGGccgtttctttttccttcAAGGTTTATTTTACTTTTCTTTAGTGTTTTGGTTGTTTAATAGTATGGGTTATCTGAGATCTCTTATCAGGTGGAATTTGCCGATCTGTTTACTTAACGCTGCAGGGTCagggcctgcctccggcggctggggcgctgccccagaccccgttgtgctcgcttcgcgagcgctTTAAACTTCGGGATCCGATATTTATACAGCTCACGAGGCTCGCacacgcccgactcgagcgaagcgagaggagcagcggggtctggggcggagccccagccgccggaggcatggaCCCTGAAAACAGGGTTAGGAGCCCGGTGAAAAAGCGTGACCGGCAATTTCCTAAAGAGGAAATATGGACATGGGGAGGACAGTTCCCAAAGAGGAAATAGTGGAAGAGTGAGTGACCGACTCACAAGCTGGATGCGGGACCTGGAATATCCAAGAGAAACTCTCAGTAAAAGGGTTTGTACATACTTCTGTGATTGATTCCATCAACTCTCTTTAGAAAAGTTCGACcagagaataaataaaaatggctAGAGGACCGTAAGTTCGCACGCGATATGGACAAGGACATCAGTAATTGAACGATAAATCGAACCGGGAGTGAACTGAACGGGATTGTGTTGTGTATTCGGCAATGGCTCTGGTACTTCGATGAAGCTATTCGACAACTGACGACGACTTGAATTGTAATGAAAAAACGATGTCATACTTCCCTTCACAGGTTATGAGATGGATACAGGATTGCGATTACAATAGTTTTGTTCGAGTCTGATTGTTTCTTTGAATTTAGATTGTATTTGCTGGCGTGAAAAATTTCAGTTGCCCAACAAGCAGTAGCACCACTagctatttatattatcaTCATTGCAAACAAGAGTATAATAGAACGAGAAATGTGATGAGAAACAATGTCGTTGCGAGTTCAGTATCGgtaaatgaaaatattttcgAGCATTCAAAAATTTTCAGAAAAAATTTTGCAACTGATAAGCAAAGTTCGTACCTACAACTTATTACATCAAGACATATATAATACGTTCATATTCACACCCGATTTATCTTTCCATTTGTCCAGttcaaaataatagaacACCAAACTAACTCCTCCCTAGAAAGAAGCATTTGAAGCGTTTGGCAGCTCCATCCCACTGGATGTTGGACAAATTGTCCGGCACCTACGCCCCCAGACCATCTGCTGGTCCCCACAAGCTCAGAGAGTCTCTTCCTCTCATTGTTTTCCTTAGAAACAGACTCAAGTACGCCCTTAACGGACGTGAGGTCAAGGCCATTCTCATGCAAAGACTTGTCAAGGTCGACGGTAAGGTCAGAACCGACCACACCTTCCCCTCTGGCTTCATGGATGTCATTTCTCTTGAGAAGACTGGCGAGCACTTCCGTCTTGTCTACGACGTCAAGGGTCGTTTTGCCATCCACCGTATCACTGACGAGGAGGCTCAATACAAGCTTGGCAAGGTCAAGAGAGTCCAACTCGGAAAGAAGGGAATTCCTTACCTCGTTACACACGACGGCCGTACCATCCGTTACCCCGACCCCGAGATCAAGGTCAACGACACTGTCAAGATTGACCTCACCACTGGCAAGATCTCCTCTTTCGTCAAGTTCGAGAACGGTAACGTTGTCATGATCACTGGTGGTCGTAACTTGGGACGTGTTGGTGTCATTACTCACCGTGAGCGTCACGAGGGTGGTTTCGATCTTGTTCACATCAAGGATTCCCTTGACAACTCTTTCGTCACCCGTCTCTCCAACGTTTTCGTCATTGGTGAGGGCAACAAGCCCCTCATCTCCTTGCCCAAGGGTAAAGGTATCAAGCTTTCTATTGCTGAGGAGAGAGACAGACGTCGTGCTCAAGCTTAAATTGCTAATGACCCTTTGAAAACGGAAACGAGATAAAACTAAAAAGCCCCCCATCCCCCCTACATTTATTATAAAAACTCGACAACTCACCCGTAGTTACATTGTTCATTATTTTCTGACTCGGTATATAAATGTAGCTTCGTAATGTATAGTGTTTGACTGACTTatctctgcctccggcggctggggctccgccccagaccccgtggctcctctcgctccgctcgagtcgggcgtccCCCGCTCGATTTTCTATGACACtcgaagcccgactcgagcataGCAAaaggagccacggggtctggggcagagccccagtcgccggaggcagttgaCTAAATACAAAATTATGACATTAGCTATGTAGCCGAACCTGACGAGACCCCCtagcaccgactcgagcgaagcgagaggagccacggggtctggggcggagccccagccgccggaggcagagcccgcAGAGATTAAACGATGCAGGAGGTGCCGGTTTCGAGTCCGAGGAGAAACTCGGGCAGGAGAGAGATAACGGAGTTGCCGCCGTAGTAGACGATGTTGTTGGCGTACTGGTCTTGGCGGAGGGTTTTGAGGGCGTGGACGATGAAGGGTTTCATGAAATCATAGAAGATGAGGTCG from Sugiyamaella lignohabitans strain CBS 10342 chromosome D, complete sequence includes the following:
- the MNL1 gene encoding alpha-1,2-mannosidase MNL1 (Alpha-1,2-specific exomannosidase of the endoplasmic reticulum; in complex with Pdi1p, generates a Man7GlcNac2 oligosaccharide signal on glycoproteins destined for ubiquitin-proteasome degradation; GO_component: GO:0005783 - endoplasmic reticulum [Evidence IEA]; GO_component: GO:0005788 - endoplasmic reticulum lumen [Evidence IEA]; GO_component: GO:0005788 - endoplasmic reticulum lumen [Evidence IDA] [PMID 19279007]; GO_component: GO:0016020 - membrane [Evidence IEA]; GO_function: GO:0004559 - alpha-mannosidase activity [Evidence IEA]; GO_function: GO:0005509 - calcium ion binding [Evidence IEA]; GO_function: GO:0030246 - carbohydrate binding [Evidence IMP,ISS] [PMID 11375935]; GO_function: GO:0016787 - hydrolase activity [Evidence IEA]; GO_function: GO:0016798 - hydrolase activity, acting on glycosyl bonds [Evidence IEA]; GO_function: GO:0004571 - mannosyl-oligosaccharide 1,2-alpha-mannosidase activity [Evidence IEA]; GO_function: GO:0004571 - mannosyl-oligosaccharide 1,2-alpha-mannosidase activity [Evidence IMP] [PMID 19124653]; GO_process: GO:0030433 - ER-associated ubiquitin-dependent protein catabolic process [Evidence IMP] [PMID 11254655]; GO_process: GO:0030433 - ER-associated ubiquitin-dependent protein catabolic process [Evidence IMP] [PMID 11375935]; GO_process: GO:0008152 - metabolic process [Evidence IEA]; GO_process: GO:0006986 - response to unfolded protein [Evidence IEA]); amino-acid sequence: MRTGLFGLRSSAVVAAVSVVGGIGALGGVEAGEARAVNPSFSNEFSRESLDSLKSEVRDLFYHGWTNYMDIAFPEDELMPLSCSGQSADLDDPMNMGLNDVLGGYSVTLVDSLDMFAIMGDDDLFVQYVADVEKYVSFNVSSTVQVFETTIRGMGGLLSAHLYATIPRLGHRINESEYNGHLLGLAYDLGERLLPAFDTVSGIPHPRVHLQEGVVPLPGQSKLITETCTSGAGSMLLEFSLLSRLTGDPRFEKAARRAFFQLWARRASTNLVGITIDAVSGNWQSVITGVGAGVDSFYEYALKYYVLFGDKSFFEVFETAYEALKKYSFDGWMFHNVNFSTGIYITSWIDALGAFFPGLQVLAGDLTSAIKNHLVYYKLWNTYGGIPERWSTGIHDAIDSVVLEWYPLRPEFIESNYYLYQATKDPFYLQVGASTLRDLQRINKVACGVAGTQDVRTGELSDRMESFFLSETVKYLYVLFDEENILNKEFSNYVYSTEAHPLWYDESVLEYSSVERFPELASKIADNLEVLEIPRYELDLFTTHDESYNDDEDCSIRPSVMFQRIRDIWQNRKREQLASYKIRPVKPEPQCTVWDTTNSGPFLQSSIASWNGFYTLDNFYDYTKPDWITTNHPDRPDAIELVPEFHTNFVDSQSTCRAAVSSQVEILFAVPSGEASKTPYSVGYNHGHPSLKGQHLVVALDLYGKRVRLERKENFVGPNSTFVITAVDDIDVKDVLLVHNLDLSGNDARLIQMVNNTVLFQGFRIENILIDF
- the RPS4A gene encoding ribosomal 40S subunit protein S4A (Protein component of the small (40S) ribosomal subunit; mutation affects 20S pre-rRNA processing; homologous to mammalian ribosomal protein S4, no bacterial homolog; RPS4A has a paralog, RPS4B, that arose from the whole genome duplication; GO_component: GO:0030686 - 90S preribosome [Evidence IDA] [PMID 12150911]; GO_component: GO:0005737 - cytoplasm [Evidence IEA,IEA]; GO_component: GO:0005737 - cytoplasm [Evidence IDA] [PMID 11914276]; GO_component: GO:0022627 - cytosolic small ribosomal subunit [Evidence IDA] [PMID 6814480]; GO_component: GO:0005622 - intracellular [Evidence IEA]; GO_component: GO:0030529 - ribonucleoprotein complex [Evidence IEA]; GO_component: GO:0005840 - ribosome [Evidence IEA,IEA]; GO_function: GO:0003723 - RNA binding [Evidence IEA,IEA]; GO_function: GO:0019843 - rRNA binding [Evidence IEA]; GO_function: GO:0003735 - structural constituent of ribosome [Evidence IEA]; GO_function: GO:0003735 - structural constituent of ribosome [Evidence IDA] [PMID 6814480]; GO_process: GO:0002181 - cytoplasmic translation [Evidence IC] [PMID 6814480]; GO_process: GO:0006412 - translation [Evidence IEA]) → MLDKLSGTYAPRPSAGPHKLRESLPLIVFLRNRLKYALNGREVKAILMQRLVKVDGKVRTDHTFPSGFMDVISLEKTGEHFRLVYDVKGRFAIHRITDEEAQYKLGKVKRVQLGKKGIPYLVTHDGRTIRYPDPEIKVNDTVKIDLTTGKISSFVKFENGNVVMITGGRNLGRVGVITHRERHEGGFDLVHIKDSLDNSFVTRLSNVFVIGEGNKPLISLPKGKGIKLSIAEERDRRRAQA